The region CAACCGCGCCCCGACCGCTCAACGACCTCCAGCAGGCGTACTTCGTGGCCCGCTCGACCGACGGCGTCGGCCCGTGGTCGGGGTGCCAGGTGTGCCACGGCTTCCGCGTCGAGCACCTCGACCTGCCCCGACTGGAAGCCGCGTGGCTGGGCCTGCTCGCCGACCACGAGGTGCTGCGGACCGTCGTCACCCACGACGGGACGCTGGCCGTGCACGACACCGCGCCGGACCGCTGGCACATCCCGGTGTCGACCGGCGACGTGCAGCAGGACATGGTCAGCCGCGCCTACCCGCTCGGCCGGTTGCCGCAGGGCGAGCTTCGGGTCACCCGGGACGACGACGGCCTGACCGTCCACATCGCGCTGGACCTGCTGGTCGCCGACGGTCGCAGCATCCACCTGCTGATGCGCGAGCTGATGCGCCGCTACTGCGACCCCACCGCACCGGCGCTGCAAGCCGCGCCCTACGCCGAGTTCGTCGCCACTCGAAAGGAACTCCGGGCCGGGCCGGAGCACGCGCCCGCTCGACAGCACTGGCGCGACCGGTTCGCCGCGCTGCCGTCCGGGCCGCCGCTGGGGCCGTTGACCGGCCCACGCACCCGGCTCACCGCGACGGTCACGGGGTGGTCGCGTTGCCGGGAACGCGCACAGGCGCGCGGGCTGAGCCTGGACGCCGTGGTGATCACGGCGCTCACCGAAGCGCTGGGCACGCACTTCGCCGACGACTTCGCGGTGCCGCTGGTCCGCTGGGCGCGGGCGGTGGAGCGGTTCCGGCCCGCCGAGGTGACCGCGCTGAGCTGGGTGCCCAGGGCCGAGCCCGGCCTGCCGTTCGCGGAGGCCGCCCGGCGGACCGACGCGGTGATCGCCGCCGACACCGCCGCCGACGCGGCGTCCGGCCTGGCCGAGCTGCGCACCGTCGTGCTGCGCCGGCGGCGGACCGGCGAGTTCGGCTACCCGGTGGTGTGCACCGGGCTGCTGGAGCTGGCCGACGCGCCGCTGCCGCCCGGGATCGAGCCCGGCCCGTGGCTGACCTGCACGCCGGACGTGGGGCTGGACTGCATCGCCGTGGACGAGGGCGGTGACGAGCTACGGCTGTTCTGGGACGCCGTGCGCGGTGCGGTGCCCGACGACGTCCTGACCGGGATCTTCGCCGCCTACCAGGAGATCCTGCGTCGGCTGGGCGCGGACGAGGACGCCTGGACGGCCGACCGGGGCCGTGAGGCGGAGCGCGAACTCGTGCTGCGCACGTGGAACGACACCGCTCGGGACTTCCCGCACGACGGCCCGGTGCACCTGCTGTTCGAGGAGCAGGCCCGGATCCGGCCGGACGCGGTCACCGTGCGCGGGCGCGGGCGCGGCGGCACGACCACCTACCGGGAGCTCAACGCCACCGCGAACCGGATCGCGGCCCGGCTGAAGCAGGCCGGGGTCGGCCCGGAGTCCGTGGTCGGCCTGTCGATCGCGCGCGGCCCGCTCATGGTGGCGGCGGTGTTCGGCGTGCTCAAGGCGGGCGGGGCGTACCTGCCGGTGGAACCGTCGATGCCGGCCGCGCGGGCCGCGACGATGCTGGCCGACGCGGGCGCGGTCGCCCTGGTCACGACCTCCGACCTCGACCCGCCCGCCGACGGGCGGCCCGTGGTGCACGCCGACCGGCTCGGCGACGCCGTCGAGCCCGACCCCGCGCCGGCCGTCGACGAGAACGCCACCGCCTACGTCATCTTCACGTCGGGCAGCACCGGGCGGCCCAAGGGCGTCGCGGTAAACCACCGGGCGGTGCACAACCTGCTGCACTGGACCCGGCGCACGTTCGGCTTCGGGCCCGCCGACCTCGGCCTGTGCGTGACCTCCCTCGGATTCGACCTGTCGGTGTTCGACCTGCTGGGGCTGCTCGGGTTCGGCGCGTCGGTGTACGTCGCCGACGCCGAGCAGCAGCGCGACCCGGCGCTGCTGCTCGACGTGCTGCTCGACGAGCCGATCACCTTCTGGAACTCCGCCCCCACCACGCTCGCGCACGTCGCGCCGCTGATGGCCGCGCACCGCGGCGGCCCCCGGACCCGGGACCTGCGGCTGGTGTTCCTCAGCGGCGACTACACGCCGCTGGGCCTGCCCGGCGAGCTGCGCGCCTGCTTCACCGGCGCGGACGTGATCAGCCTGGGCGGGGCGACCGAGGCCACCGTCTGGTCTAACTGGTTCCGGGTCGGCGAGATCGACCCCGAGTGGCACTCGATCCCGTACGGCCGGCCGATCGACAACGCCCGCTACTACGTGCTCGACGCCGACCGCGAGCCGTGCCGGATCGGCCAGGAGGGCGACCTGTACATCGCGGGCGAGGTGCTCAGCCTCGGCTACCGCAACCGCCCGGAGCTGACCCGGGAGCGGTTCGTGCCGTGCCCGTTCGAGCCCGGCGCGCTGATGTACCGGACCGGCGACCGGGCCAGCTTCTTCCCGGACGGCAACATCCGGTTCCTGGGCCGGGCCGACCACCAGGTGAAGATCCGGGGCTTCCGGGTCGAGCCGGGCGAGATCGAGCACCGCCTGCGCACCCACCCCGCCGTGAAGGACGCGGTGGTCGTGCCCCGGGACGAGAACGGCGAGCGCAAGCTGGTCGCCTACGTCGTGCCGATGCCGGGCGCGGCGCCGGCGGCGAAGGAACTGCGCACCCACACGGCCGAGACCCTGCCGGACTACATGGTGCCCAACCACATCGCCGTCCTCGACCGCCTCCCGGCCACCGCCAACGGCAAGCTCGACCGCGACGCCCTCCCCTGGCCGCTACCCCCCGCACCTTCCACCGCACCCGAACCGACGGCGGTGGTGCCCGAACCAGCACTGCCCGAGCCGGCAGTGCCCGAGCCGGTGCCCGTTCCGGCGACGCCGGTGGTGGCGGAACCAGGACCGGCGGCCGAGGACCTGCGCGGGATGCTGACCGCGCTGCTCGGCGAACTGGTCGGCGAAGCGGTGGACCCGGCAGCGGACCTGTGGGACCAGGGCGCGACCTCGTTCACCATGGTCCAGGTGTCGACACGCCTCCAAGAGCGGTTCGGCACGCGCGTTCCCGTCGCCGTCCTGTTGGACAACCCGACGATCGACGGCATCGCGGCGCACGTCGCCTCCGTGGTCGGCCTCCCCACGACCGCCACCGATCCGACCACCGCACCGCCCACCGCACCGCCCACTGCCGAGCCGACGCCCGAACCCACGGCCACGCCCGTGCCGGACGTCGCCACCGAACCCGTGGTGGACGTGCTGTCCCCCACCGACCGAGCCGCGTTCGCCACCGCGCGCTGGGACCTGCGCGACGACGGCACGTCACTCCCGCTGCCCGACACCCGGCCCGACGAACACCTCTACCGGTGGCGCGGCACCCGGCGCGACTTCCGCCCCGACCCGGTGCCCTTCACGGCCCTGACCTCGCTGCTGGCGCTGCTGCGCCCACTGCCGGACGGCGACCGGCGCCGCCGCCTCTACCCGTCCGCCGGCGACACGTACGGCGTCCAGGTCTACGTCCACGTCGCGGACGACCGGGTGTCCGGTGTGGACAGTGGCGTCTACTACTACCACCCCGACGAGCACGCGCTGCGCCGGATCTCCGACGGTTCCGACCTGGGCCGGTCGGCGCACTTCGTCTACAACCGGCCGGTGTACGACCGGGCCGCGTTCGAGATCTTCCTGGTGGGACAGGCGAAAGCCGTGCGTCCCCTGTACGGCGAGGAGTCCGAGCGGTTCCTGGCCCTGGAGGCGGGCTACCTGGGCCAGCTGCTGATGTCCGGACAGGCCGCGCACGGGCTGGGGCTGTGCCCGGTCGGTGCGGTGGCCGTCGACCCGGTGCGCCGGGCGTTGCGGCTCGACCAGGACCACGTGTTCCTCCAGTCGTTCCTCGGTGGCGCGGTCGACCACGTCACCGGGCCGGCCGAAACCGGGCCGGCAGGCACCGGGAAAGCCGGCACCGGGTCGGCCGAGGTGGCGGTGGTCGGGATGGCGGGCCGGTACCCGGAGGCCGACGACCTCGACGCGCTGTGGCGCAACCTGCTCGACGGCCGGTGCTCGGTCGCCGCCCCGCCCGCCGCGCGCGGCGACGGCCCGGCGGGCGGCTACCTGCGGGACGTGGAGTCGTTCGACAGCGCGGTGTTCGGCATCGCGCCCGCCGAGGCGGCGACCCTCGACCCGCAGTTGCGGCTGCTGCTGGAAGTGGTGTGGGTGTGCCTGGAGGACGCCGGCCACACGTCGGCGTCGCTGGGCCGGGTCGGGGTGTTCGTCGGGCTGATGTGGCACGACCACCGGCTGGTCGGCAACGACCGGTGGCGGGCCGAGGGCTCGGCGCGGATCTCCGGCACCGGGTCGGAGGTGGCCAACCGGGTGTCGCACGTGTTCGACTTCCGCGGGCCGAGCCTGGCCGTGGACACCTCGTGCTCGTCGTCGCTCACCGCGCTCCAACTGGCTGTGGAGAGCCTGCGGCGCGGTGACTGCGACGCGGCCGTGGTCGGCGCGGCGAACCTCCTGCTGCACCCGTACCACGCCTCCGTGCTGCGCGGGCTGGACCTGGTGGCCGAGACGCCGGGCCGGGCGCTGGACGCCGAGGCGGCCGGGTGGTCTCCCGGGGAGGCGGTGGGCGCGGTGCTGCTGCGCCGGCTGGCCGACGCGCGGGCGGACGGCGACACCGTGCACGGCGTCGTGGAAAGCGCGTGGGTCGGGCACACCGGCGGCACCGGCCGGTTCGGCACGCCGGACGTGG is a window of Saccharothrix espanaensis DSM 44229 DNA encoding:
- a CDS encoding non-ribosomal peptide synthetase, giving the protein MDDQAGVADAITTILGVLARVLPPGTPVAADTPLVTLGLGSLAAARVLLEVGSALGAELPMDATRTCRDARELAALAVGSRNHGGLRPQVRATPSARHEPFPLTPLQEAYLLGKSLGADGIGCHVYREFAVPDLDLDRLRAAWGRLVEHHDALRLVTTADGRQRIVPDAPPWTMPVHDDVLAVRNRLSHRAYRADESPLWSVEATRNPDGSGVLHLSVDALVTDGAGLELLVDQLRACYDDPACVLPGGGFGVRDLVVALGEHQSGDTCRASLGYWMDRLRDLPPGPALPAGDTPPDNRRTPHTAELTPREWAAVRDWAAEAGVSATSLVLTVFTEALQRVCDEPKFSLVLTTSSRLVLPAAADTVVGPFTSTAIFVAEPSAGLPLTEAAKRVHGRLRRDLDHAAVPGVAVLRAMRAQRLPVPDALPVVFTSLIGVGGGKAEGSYALSQTTGVTLDAQVAERDGGLVVRWDVVDSAFRPGVVEGAFGWFVNALRWLWPGTATAPRPLNDLQQAYFVARSTDGVGPWSGCQVCHGFRVEHLDLPRLEAAWLGLLADHEVLRTVVTHDGTLAVHDTAPDRWHIPVSTGDVQQDMVSRAYPLGRLPQGELRVTRDDDGLTVHIALDLLVADGRSIHLLMRELMRRYCDPTAPALQAAPYAEFVATRKELRAGPEHAPARQHWRDRFAALPSGPPLGPLTGPRTRLTATVTGWSRCRERAQARGLSLDAVVITALTEALGTHFADDFAVPLVRWARAVERFRPAEVTALSWVPRAEPGLPFAEAARRTDAVIAADTAADAASGLAELRTVVLRRRRTGEFGYPVVCTGLLELADAPLPPGIEPGPWLTCTPDVGLDCIAVDEGGDELRLFWDAVRGAVPDDVLTGIFAAYQEILRRLGADEDAWTADRGREAERELVLRTWNDTARDFPHDGPVHLLFEEQARIRPDAVTVRGRGRGGTTTYRELNATANRIAARLKQAGVGPESVVGLSIARGPLMVAAVFGVLKAGGAYLPVEPSMPAARAATMLADAGAVALVTTSDLDPPADGRPVVHADRLGDAVEPDPAPAVDENATAYVIFTSGSTGRPKGVAVNHRAVHNLLHWTRRTFGFGPADLGLCVTSLGFDLSVFDLLGLLGFGASVYVADAEQQRDPALLLDVLLDEPITFWNSAPTTLAHVAPLMAAHRGGPRTRDLRLVFLSGDYTPLGLPGELRACFTGADVISLGGATEATVWSNWFRVGEIDPEWHSIPYGRPIDNARYYVLDADREPCRIGQEGDLYIAGEVLSLGYRNRPELTRERFVPCPFEPGALMYRTGDRASFFPDGNIRFLGRADHQVKIRGFRVEPGEIEHRLRTHPAVKDAVVVPRDENGERKLVAYVVPMPGAAPAAKELRTHTAETLPDYMVPNHIAVLDRLPATANGKLDRDALPWPLPPAPSTAPEPTAVVPEPALPEPAVPEPVPVPATPVVAEPGPAAEDLRGMLTALLGELVGEAVDPAADLWDQGATSFTMVQVSTRLQERFGTRVPVAVLLDNPTIDGIAAHVASVVGLPTTATDPTTAPPTAPPTAEPTPEPTATPVPDVATEPVVDVLSPTDRAAFATARWDLRDDGTSLPLPDTRPDEHLYRWRGTRRDFRPDPVPFTALTSLLALLRPLPDGDRRRRLYPSAGDTYGVQVYVHVADDRVSGVDSGVYYYHPDEHALRRISDGSDLGRSAHFVYNRPVYDRAAFEIFLVGQAKAVRPLYGEESERFLALEAGYLGQLLMSGQAAHGLGLCPVGAVAVDPVRRALRLDQDHVFLQSFLGGAVDHVTGPAETGPAGTGKAGTGSAEVAVVGMAGRYPEADDLDALWRNLLDGRCSVAAPPAARGDGPAGGYLRDVESFDSAVFGIAPAEAATLDPQLRLLLEVVWVCLEDAGHTSASLGRVGVFVGLMWHDHRLVGNDRWRAEGSARISGTGSEVANRVSHVFDFRGPSLAVDTSCSSSLTALQLAVESLRRGDCDAAVVGAANLLLHPYHASVLRGLDLVAETPGRALDAEAAGWSPGEAVGAVLLRRLADARADGDTVHGVVESAWVGHTGGTGRFGTPDVATLTASLSRALDQAGLTPDDIGYVECAASGAALSDAAEVEAVGRLFGDRAPVPAGTLKPNLGHAEAASGLAQLTKVLLQLRHGALAPTLLSDRPTALVDLDGLPITFVTEPAPWTGTPLRALVNAVGATGSVGHVVLRSPEPEEDR